The following DNA comes from Musa acuminata AAA Group cultivar baxijiao chromosome BXJ1-4, Cavendish_Baxijiao_AAA, whole genome shotgun sequence.
ACACACCAATCGACTACAAACGAAATGCATGTAAGTTCTCTGCTTCAGGTATTTATTACACACACACCACCACCCCCAAAGCATAGGAAGATTGAGAAGAAAAGTGAAACTGGGATGAACGATTTTGGACAAAGCTTCCTTTCATTGGGGAGCAAATAGAGTCAATGATCTCTCCATGAAGGGAGGCCAAAGGTTAACCAGCATCAAGATTTGGAACAATTGGAATGTGGTCCATGTAAGATCAGGTGAATTGTTCACTGGTTCCAGCTTCATAGAACAGGAAAAGGATTATACTGAAAGGTGTCAATTTTAATGTCAACACCCATCCATGTGAAGCCCTCGTGGGTGTGCACTTGAGCAGAGTACCCCAACTTGGTAACTAGCTGCTTGTCATCTAGCCCATTAAACAATCATTACATTGTCTTTGGGACATAAGTTCATATTCCCTCAGAAGAATGTGGTGATGGCTAGACCTGGATATTTAGGCAGCCATCAATGCCATGAATTCGACCCCAAAAAATAATTGAAAAATCATTGTTGAAACAGAGCAATCCTCATCACTTCCATTGAAGATAACCAAAAATACGAGAGTGCAATCATCTTGATGCAGTCGCTAAAGTGCATGAACACATGGGATTCACAAGGACAGAGCACCTACTGGTGCTCATCATGTAAGAAGCAATCATTTATGCATGCTTAACAAAATTGTCCCTTCCTGGGATAAAGGGCTGTCAGTGAGATGCAAACCTCATAAAGCACACGCACCTCCGGCTTTTCTTTTGCGCCAAATCACTGTCCGCTGCCCTGTAAGTGCAGTCATCATCCAAAAAGGACTGAGATTTCCTTGGTCATAAAGCAAATGAGAACATCAAAATTCGCTAgggaaaaaagaaggaatacGACTGATTAatacaaatagagaaggtttccGGGCCATCTGTATTCGCAGATCCTGTGAAGATGGCGAGATTCAGACGCCGTGCCGGCGGCCATGCCCGGCCGGATGATAGGTGCGTCGACCACGGGCGGCACCGGCGTCCGCAGTGGGAGCCGGAACAGAGAGGTGGGACACGCGACGGGTGCGCTTGTCGACATCTTAATGGGCCTGTTACTTATGCCCGTTCCGTTAAACTGGTCTACTAACAGACCGCCATCAGATCTAATTGGGCCGCTTTCGTTGGGTTGGACTCACTCAAACCGAGCTGGATCACATTTGTTGCAGCAATTGGCTAAACCGTTTCGGTTCGATCGAACCGGCCCCCGCTGCTTCACCCGAACTTTGCTTTCTTGCGCCATGGCACGTGAACCATGGTGTATACGATACCATGGAAGTTTAGTACAAGCGCATTAAACCGACCCGATCTAATCTCGGTTGAACCGGTTATAATTTATGAACCAATTCGcctggaaatatatatatatatacatatatatatatgtatatacatatattatatatgtgtgtatatatacatgtatatacatatatatgtatatatatatacacacacgaaaTGTCTATATAGATGCAGCTAAATAGACATATATTGAGATTTCAGTATGCTGTCAACTGGTAATGTAAGCAATAAAAGCATCCAAATCAGCTTTGGAAGATCCACCCTCAGCCATGGCTTTTCTTACTGCTTGTCCCACAGCGTTGGCTCTCCTCTGCACATCCTTCCCTTCCTCGCTAATCATCAGCCTCAGGATAGAATCCCTTATCGCCATTGCTGGCGTGAGCTCGTTCCTCTTGGCCCAGTCGCGCACGAGGACGCCGGTGCCGAGGATGTGAGTCACGAGCAGGGTGTTTCTTGGCTGATCTGAGTGCATGGGCCACGCCAAGATCGGCACGCCCATGCTCAAGCTCTCCATGCacgagttccacccgcagtggCTCATGAAACCGCCGGTGGACCGGTGCGCCAGGATCTCCAGCTGCGGCGCCCACTCTCTCACCACCCTCCCCGCCCTGTGCACCGCCTTGTCATAGTTCGGCAGCAGCTTGTCGCCCGAAGCGTGGTCGTTGATTCCTTCGTCGGCGTAGATGTCGGCCCTGTCGGCGTCTCTCAGCACCCAGATGAACCGCTGGCCGCTGGCCTGCAGTCCCGCCGCCAACTCGACCACCTGCTCGTCGGACAACGACGAAGTCGTTCCGAAGGACACGTACACCACCGACGATGGCGGCTGCTGGTCCAACCACTCCAGGCACTCGTGGCGACAGCTGGTACCATCGTCGGCGACGACTGTCTGGTTCAGGGGGCCGACGGCGAAGGTCTTCTGCTCGCGCCACCGTGGTTCTTCCTTGAGCAGGTCGATGAATGGGCCCTCGATGGAGCGACAGGTGTTGAGCAAGCGGCCAGAGTCGGCGCCCGTCATCTGGTGCTGGCTCTGCAGGAAGCCCAAAAACTCGTCAGTGAAGCAGCCGTCGTTTGTTACCACGGCCAGGTTTAATTTCCCGACGACCAGATCCTCGAGCTGCTTTCCGCAGGATTCCCAGAGGTAGAGGAGGACGGCGAAGGCGGAGACGCTGTGGAAGGAGAACGCCTCGACACCGGGGAGGGAGGCGGCCAGAGCGGCGGCGAAGGACATGGCAGAGTCGTGGATGAGGACGACGCGGCGAGAGGGGGCCGCGAGGGAGCGGAGGAGGGCGGCGAGAGGATGCCGGAGGTGGACGGCGGCGTCGAATGCCGGCTGGAGGTGGGCGGGGAACTTGACAGCAGCCCGAGGGTCAGGCTCCGGGGAGGCGAAGGGCGGCAACGGGAAGTCATGGAAGTGGATCGTCGCGTCCGGCCGCCATCCACGGGCGCGGTCTCGTACCTGGCGGTTGTGAGTGGCCGAGCCGGCGTAGTGGACGGCAACGCCGCGAGCGGAGAGGAGGCGAGCGAGGTGGAGGAGCTGGTTGAGGTGGCCAAAAGCAGGGAGAGGAAGCACCACCACCGACACACCTCTCAGGTTGGTTTCAGCTTCTCTGCCGTCATCCATGGCAGAAATGAACCGAGGCAGGTGAAGTGATGCAGCGTGCAGTGGGCAATCCAACCGCAGGAAATGGATTAAACTACGGAAGCCAGTAATGCTCTCTTATGGGGGAAAGATTTGGGACGCAATTGCTTTTGTTGCAGGCTATGGTTGCTATCATGCACATTGACGTGATGTTTAGCTGCTGCATGTTGGGGCGGAGAGCAGCCCGTTTGGCGTAGAGCGGCGCTTTCGCACCCCAATTTGGTGGACGTCAGTGGATTGCTGTCCTTTTActcatttatttcttttttcttaatatatattttttgcccTACCAAAATGCAATTCTCCTTTTTATCTTTTGTTGTCCAACTTGTTAATTAtttcttaatatatttaattGTTAATTATATAATTAGTAAATATATGAAATTAGTATCTCTATTGAGACATCAGAATTAATTagcattttattttaatattaattaattcacatgatttttaaaaaaaatttgtaaaaaaaatataaattcaatCAGTGGATTGGATAGGAATGAATGATTAGATTATccaatacatatataatataattcaATTCTGCAAAAGAACAAATTGCATGCTTTGATTGTGAGATTAGAGATGTGAGCTGTGTGTTTTTGAAGGGTGGGAGAATGGATGTGAAACTTTTGCACGTTGTGCTGTTGGGGCCATCACATTATTAATGCAGCAACAATCTGTCATTTCTGGTCTCTAAATATCCCTTTGTGTTTGTTTCATTCATCAGGTCCACTGGCGAAGTGTGTGGCAGCTGAAAGCTCACCAACTATGTATAAATATTACGGTGCCATGTCCATTGAGAAGAACCCTAAAGAAACAGAAGATATATCTCTACAATATACTAAAGAGATTTGAGCTGCAGATAACACAGACTTGACAGAAACCCAAGCCAAACTCTATCTTGGATTAACTCGGCCAATTGGGCAGCAGAAAGAGATGATAACTCTGCCAACCCAAGTTCTCTTCTTTTAGCGCTAAAGGCTCAAATCTCGTTGCAATGCTCTttaattacttattattattttatattttaatcgaTCTttgtatttaaataatttatattgagaTCTCTTTAGTTCGAAACAAATAATccaatttactttaacatcatcaatTGTATTAATCGAAAATATAATACATGACATCACGTATTGGATTGATAGGTgatgggtaaaaagataattttaatatatttttttttattttcaataagagaatattaaaattattttttataataaatttattaaaaataaaaaaaaattatttatttcatttttaaaaCTATAAAAATCTCGATATAAATTTACAAAACACTAATAAGATAATTAATGTATTATGTCTTAAGCATTAATCCAAAACGTTTAGGCAATTGACTATGATTCCATTCATATCATCTCTCACTCACAGGCCTAAACTGAAAGTGGAATTCATTTTGGAGGGACTTATCGACCGATGTCACGCTCACCGGCGTGAGATCGGAGAGCAAATTCTACCTGTCTGAATGCCGGTGAAACGAAGCCGAAGGTGAAAAGAAGGAAACATAATGACAGTATCAAAAGCAGCAGCAGTCTCTGCAGCATCACCAGCTTCCTTATCTCCCTCAGCAGCCTGTCATCATCTTCCCGGCGCCTGAAGGATAACCTCGCGCCGGCGTCTCCCATGGCCACCCTGCTCCGAAACAGCACCGAGTTCGCCACCCCCTGTGTGTTGTTGTTGAGGTAGATACTGACACAGCAGCGATGACGCGGCCGCCGTTGCCGAACCGACATCGAAGCTCCTGCATTCGTGCCACCTGAAGAGACATGACCGGCGGTGCCCCCGGCGGTCATGGCGAGTCTCAAGCGATGAAGTGTACAAGGAAGAAGAACATTTGTCTGGGTTATACAAGTTGCTCTAATGGAGGATTTGCTACTGCTGCAAGCAAAGAAGATTCCTTGGAATGACTTGCCCCTTTC
Coding sequences within:
- the LOC135672532 gene encoding cis-zeatin O-glucosyltransferase 2-like — encoded protein: MDDGREAETNLRGVSVVVLPLPAFGHLNQLLHLARLLSARGVAVHYAGSATHNRQVRDRARGWRPDATIHFHDFPLPPFASPEPDPRAAVKFPAHLQPAFDAAVHLRHPLAALLRSLAAPSRRVVLIHDSAMSFAAALAASLPGVEAFSFHSVSAFAVLLYLWESCGKQLEDLSQHQMTGADSGRLLNTCRSIEGPFIDLLKEEPRWREQKTFAVGPLNQTVVADDGTSCRHECLEWLDQQPPSSVVYVSFGTTSSLSDEQVVELAAGLQASGQRFIWVLRDADRADIYADEGINDHASGDKLLPNYDKAVHRAGRVVREWAPQLEILAHRSTGGFMSHCGWNSCMESLSMGVPILAWPMHSDQPRNTLLVTHILGTGVLVRDWAKRNELTPAMAIRDSILRLMISEEGKDVQRRANAVGQAVRKAMAEGGSSKADLDAFIAYITS